A stretch of the Sphingomonas sp. CL5.1 genome encodes the following:
- a CDS encoding acetoin dehydrogenase dihydrolipoyllysine-residue acetyltransferase subunit, which produces MSEIVAITMPKWGLTMTEGTVTTWWKKAGDSFVEGDELVDIETSKINNNYDAPFAGRLARIVASEGDTVPVGGLIGISAPEETAAAELDAFAADFSARFVPETQGEAADTETPRQTVTVGDKEYRINVIGDLATGDVTVLIHGFSGDLDNWLFNIEAIASLGPVISLDLPGHGASDKRLQSGSLAELSGAVKRVLDALHVERCDIVGHSLGCAVAMRIALDRPALVRSIVLLAPAGLPGPAVNMAFIHGVVEAQNSRQLLPVLRDLFADPDAATREMADEMMKYKRLDGVDEALAKIAAGLESGDELAALQPDLGRLPRTTVIYGQHDRVTGLPDLTALPPGWQVVAVDAGHMLHMEQVEEINILVVEALTGADA; this is translated from the coding sequence ATGTCCGAGATCGTGGCGATCACGATGCCCAAATGGGGCCTCACCATGACCGAAGGCACGGTCACGACGTGGTGGAAGAAGGCCGGGGACAGCTTTGTCGAAGGCGACGAACTCGTCGATATCGAGACCTCCAAGATCAACAACAACTATGATGCACCATTCGCCGGACGCCTGGCGAGAATCGTCGCCAGCGAAGGCGATACCGTGCCAGTCGGCGGCCTGATCGGCATTTCGGCGCCGGAAGAAACCGCCGCTGCGGAACTTGACGCATTCGCCGCGGATTTCAGCGCCCGTTTCGTCCCCGAGACGCAGGGCGAGGCTGCCGATACCGAAACGCCGCGGCAGACGGTGACCGTCGGCGACAAGGAATATCGTATCAATGTGATCGGCGACCTCGCCACAGGCGATGTCACCGTCCTGATCCACGGTTTCAGCGGCGACCTCGACAACTGGCTTTTCAATATCGAAGCGATCGCCAGCCTTGGTCCGGTGATCTCGCTTGATTTGCCCGGCCACGGAGCGTCGGACAAGCGGCTCCAGTCAGGCAGCCTCGCTGAACTGTCCGGCGCGGTCAAGCGCGTGCTCGACGCGCTTCATGTCGAGCGATGCGACATCGTCGGGCATTCGCTGGGCTGCGCGGTCGCGATGCGGATCGCGCTCGATCGGCCGGCGCTGGTTCGCTCGATCGTGTTGCTCGCGCCGGCCGGTCTTCCCGGACCCGCCGTCAACATGGCCTTCATCCACGGCGTGGTGGAGGCGCAGAACAGCCGGCAATTGTTGCCGGTCCTGCGCGATCTCTTTGCCGACCCGGATGCTGCCACGCGCGAGATGGCCGACGAGATGATGAAATACAAGCGTCTGGACGGTGTCGACGAAGCCCTTGCCAAGATCGCGGCCGGACTTGAGAGCGGCGACGAACTCGCCGCCCTGCAACCCGATCTCGGCCGGCTGCCCCGCACGACCGTGATCTACGGCCAACACGACAGGGTGACCGGCCTGCCGGACCTCACCGCGCTCCCGCCAGGCTGGCAGGTGGTCGCAGTCGATGCCGGACACATGCTGCACATGGAGCAGGTTGAGGAAATCAACATACTCGTCGTCGAGGCACTGACGGGAGCGGACGCATGA
- a CDS encoding aminotransferase class III-fold pyridoxal phosphate-dependent enzyme, producing the protein MAWANIKARALRERAQRVIPNGMYGHESTRLLPDEFPQFFHRGEGARMWDADGNSYIDYICAFGPNLFGYGHASIDEAAAAQQRLGDTLTGPSEIMVDLAEAFVGQVSHADWAMFCKNGSDATTMAMVVARAHRGRKTILCAKGTYHGTAPWCTPRLAGILPEDRAHIVYYTYNDPDSLADAFAKHAGDVAGVFATAFRHEVFYDQQEPTLEYASTARRLCDEHDALLIVDDVRAGFRMARDCSWEPIGVRPDLSTWGKCIANGHPISALLGSDKARDAACAIFATGSFWFSAAPMAAAIETLKQIRETDYLERINQMGQRLRDGLQQQAGAHGFGLRQTGPVVMPQLLFEDDADFRVGYGWVTECLKRGAYIHPYHNLFLSAAHSEADINATLEITDQAFEALKARRDRLEPHPILMQLLAG; encoded by the coding sequence ATGGCCTGGGCCAACATCAAGGCACGTGCGCTCCGGGAGCGCGCCCAACGCGTGATCCCCAACGGCATGTACGGGCATGAATCGACCCGGTTGCTGCCTGATGAATTCCCGCAGTTCTTCCATCGCGGCGAAGGAGCCCGGATGTGGGACGCCGACGGCAACAGCTACATCGACTATATCTGCGCCTTCGGCCCCAACCTGTTCGGCTACGGCCATGCATCGATCGACGAGGCCGCAGCCGCGCAGCAGCGGCTGGGCGACACGCTCACCGGCCCGTCGGAGATCATGGTCGATCTTGCCGAGGCCTTTGTCGGCCAGGTGTCGCATGCCGATTGGGCGATGTTCTGCAAGAACGGCTCCGACGCCACGACGATGGCAATGGTCGTCGCGCGCGCGCATCGCGGCCGCAAGACGATCCTGTGCGCGAAGGGCACCTATCACGGGACCGCCCCCTGGTGCACGCCCCGCCTCGCCGGCATCCTGCCCGAGGATCGCGCCCACATCGTTTATTACACCTACAATGACCCGGACAGCCTCGCCGACGCCTTCGCGAAACATGCCGGCGACGTCGCCGGCGTATTCGCCACGGCGTTCCGCCATGAGGTGTTCTACGATCAGCAGGAGCCGACGCTCGAATATGCGAGCACCGCGCGCCGGTTGTGCGACGAGCATGACGCGCTGCTGATCGTCGACGACGTGCGCGCCGGGTTCCGCATGGCGCGCGATTGCAGTTGGGAGCCGATCGGCGTCCGTCCCGATCTCAGCACCTGGGGCAAGTGCATCGCCAACGGCCATCCGATCTCGGCGCTCCTGGGATCGGACAAAGCCCGCGACGCGGCGTGCGCGATCTTCGCTACCGGCTCGTTCTGGTTCTCGGCAGCCCCGATGGCGGCGGCAATCGAAACGCTGAAGCAGATTCGCGAAACCGATTATCTCGAGCGGATCAACCAGATGGGGCAGCGGCTGCGCGACGGGTTGCAGCAACAGGCCGGCGCGCACGGCTTCGGACTGCGCCAGACCGGGCCTGTGGTGATGCCGCAGCTCCTGTTCGAGGACGATGCCGATTTCCGGGTGGGCTATGGCTGGGTTACGGAATGCCTGAAGCGCGGCGCCTATATTCATCCCTATCATAACCTGTTCCTGTCGGCGGCGCACAGCGAGGCGGATATCAACGCGACGCTCGAGATCACCGATCAAGCGTTCGAAGCGCTCAAGGCCAGGCGCGACAGGCTGGAGCCTCACCCCATCCTGATGCAGCTTCTAGCCGGCTGA
- a CDS encoding TetR/AcrR family transcriptional regulator, whose product MPERIAISARLARQTALYLDIYLFYASYARPVRAPGLLSYRLDNGRGAPSRSERRGHAHFLADGVGEVDALFLFGPRSLAAARDVRPGRSPPGLAPASGTLAHPHHRRHDIAMVDKVQPKPPQIRRPRQKRSQERFEAILDAAERVLDHHEPDKISIYTIADEAAMSPPSIYHFFPDSQHIFIALAERYFAAFTSGAFGDYESKLYTNWQEWIDLRYAASRDYFNRNTAARKILLGGAASSWTIHSRDFDINEQVAIRSLKAMSHAFFVPEIPGLVDRMVETIVINDALWALANYKHGFITDEAAEYSRRARVAHMRTYLPEYLPLRPQLTTESAEEKPVE is encoded by the coding sequence ATGCCCGAGAGGATCGCGATTTCAGCGAGACTCGCCCGACAAACGGCACTTTATTTGGATATTTATCTGTTTTATGCGTCATATGCAAGGCCCGTGCGTGCGCCCGGCTTACTTTCGTATCGGCTGGACAACGGGCGCGGCGCACCTTCTCGCTCCGAGCGCCGCGGGCATGCCCATTTCCTCGCTGACGGCGTCGGCGAGGTCGACGCGCTTTTCCTATTCGGCCCGCGATCGCTTGCAGCAGCGCGAGACGTTCGGCCCGGCAGGTCACCGCCCGGACTCGCGCCGGCCAGCGGGACCCTTGCGCATCCACATCATAGAAGACATGACATCGCGATGGTCGACAAAGTACAGCCCAAGCCGCCGCAGATCAGAAGGCCTCGGCAAAAACGCAGCCAAGAGAGGTTCGAAGCAATTCTCGACGCGGCGGAACGGGTTCTCGACCATCACGAGCCCGACAAGATCAGCATCTATACGATCGCCGACGAAGCCGCCATGTCGCCTCCGTCGATCTACCATTTTTTCCCCGACAGCCAGCACATCTTCATCGCGCTGGCGGAACGCTATTTCGCCGCATTCACGTCAGGCGCCTTCGGCGATTACGAGAGCAAACTCTATACAAATTGGCAGGAATGGATCGACCTGCGCTATGCGGCGTCGCGCGACTATTTCAACCGCAATACCGCGGCGAGAAAGATACTTCTCGGCGGTGCCGCGAGTTCCTGGACGATCCATTCGCGCGACTTCGACATCAACGAGCAAGTGGCGATCCGCTCACTCAAGGCGATGAGTCACGCCTTCTTCGTTCCCGAAATTCCCGGACTCGTCGACCGCATGGTGGAAACGATCGTTATCAACGACGCGCTGTGGGCGCTCGCCAACTATAAACACGGATTTATCACCGACGAGGCGGCGGAATATTCGCGCCGGGCGCGGGTTGCCCATATGCGCACCTATTTGCCTGAATATCTTCCGCTCAGGCCGCAGCTCACCACGGAATCGGCGGAGGAAAAGCCGGTAGAGTAA